The nucleotide window CTGTGTCGGGGAGGGAGAGAATCCCCTGTCCGCGATCTTAATCCCCTTGAGCGGTGACTTGAACCTCTTGTCCGAGAAGTTGGCTGGCTTCACCGTGATGGACCTCATGAAGAGGGAGACGGAGATCACGGCCACGGCCTTAAGCCCGTAGTGCGAGACCCCTCTCTTCTTGGTCCACCTTCCCTCGAACCTCCTCTTGGTTCTCCCCAGGGAGAGCAGCTTCCCGGCCCTCTCCAAGTTACCTTCCCTCCTCTCCAGCTCCGCCTTCTCCCGAAAGGTCTCCACGCTCCTCTTCCCAGGAGGTAAGTCCAGTAGGAAGGAGTCCACTAGCCACGCCATGAAGTCCACGAGATGCGCGCTCGCAGGGAGGTAACTGGGTAGGCACTTCTCCTCAAGCTTGAAGGAAATCTCCAACAACTTCTTCCTCACCCCGTACAACCTGCCCACGAAGTCGTGCAGCGTTACTACTTCCAGTAAGTCTATAGTCTAGTATTATTTTATAAAATATTATTGAAAATAATTCCATTGTATTGGCCTTAATGAATACATAAAGCTTATCAACTTGATTAATTGATTCCTTGTTATCACTATTTATAAGAAACTTATTAATGAATTATAAAGTATAACAAATTTCTGGAAACAGTAGTGCTCTTCCCCACCTTCCTCCCCACGAACCAGGCCACGACCACGTTCACGTTGACCATTTTCACCGCGTCCCTATAGGAGCAGGAGTAGAGCACCATGACGATTAACAACTTCAGGTAAACCAGCGCGCCCTCGCCCAGAACCCTCTCCAAATCCATGGCGTCCAGCACGGGCTTGATCTCCGTTAACCATTTTTCCCTCCACGGCATATCCTCTATTGGGGGAAGAGGGTAGTACATCAAGTTTGGTATGTGTCTTAATGTTCTTGCCATGGTACTACCCTCTACTCCCATAACTTAAGTGTTACTCCAATTTAATCCAAGATAATGCTAAAAATCAATTTATTCTTGTCAATAAAAATTCAATTTTTTACATTCCGGACACTCTCACGTGCATTTTCTAAACATCACTTCATGTGTATTGACTGGTTCTTACCTAGAGATTGGAGAGGGGAAAGTTATTATTTCCAGATAAATTTTTGAATAATCCTTCCTTTTCAATGTTTTTAATGAAAAAACTTTTACAGAATCATTTGCGTTTTCTCGTAACTTGGTGAAACCTAAATCAAAGGGTTATATCAAAAATTATTATATTATTATATTATAAATAATATTAAAAACCTAAGTGAGGACAAGCTCTTTTTACTTACCACCTACATTGTAAAATAACTTCTCTCCTTAAGGACCATTAATTCCTACCTTATAACTTCGAGAAGCAGTCCCTATCTTTCTATTTATCCGATTTCTTTCTCATGTTAAAGGAGAAGATTTCTGGCCATATCATTTTAAGAGATTAACATTTATCTTTAAGGTATTAGCGTAAGTTGCCTCTTTTTTCATATAATATAGACTAAACTAAATAAACCTAATAAACTGAAAGAGTTACAAACCTTGTTAAAATAACCCTATAAAGAGTTTATAAGAAAAATATTTAAGTTAACAAGAAGCTTTTAATAGTTAGAGTTGAGTGATATGGGATTAAAAGATGTTATTGTAGATATTTTCCAACTTGACAAAGATTGGACTACAAGAATTGTTATGGGAATGTTAGTTTTAGGTGTAATATGGGGCTTATTAGGTGTTATTGATTCATTAATGGTTAGATTAGTTGAGGCTTCGTGGGGACTTTCGGCTGTCTTACCTTTAACTCCTCAAGAATATTTCGCTGGTATAACATTACATGCTGAAAGGGACTTATTCGGTTTTGCTCAACAAGTTATTTACGCAATATTTATATATTTTACAATAAAGCTTCTAAACATAGAACCTAGAGCCAAGTGGATGCTTAATCTCGGCTTTATTGCAGTTAATATTTCAATGATGTTTATGGAGGGACCAATTTTAATTATACCAGCAGCGGGTTTTGATAACTACTTCTCCGCTACAATATGGTATTATCTCTCACCACTAGGAATACCGGGTTATTCTCAATATGTTGTCAGCCCATTATTTTTCTGGGGCTGGATATTACTGGATGCTTTCACTTATATTGGTGGTTTCTGGATAGTATATCATTACTACTTAGCTAGTAAAAATATGAAAGAAAAACTTCCAGTTCCTCTTGTTTACTTCTTAATGGTCACCTTAATGTTCATGATAGGGTATTCCGGTGTTACAGCTGCTGATGTATGGGATGTTTTAGCGTTCTATCACATAGTAGGATTAGATCCAATAGCAAATCAGATAGCGTTCTGGATATTTGGCCATGCGATAGTTTACATGGCTTGGGTCCCTGCAGTAGGTGCATTATATCTACTAATACCAATGTTAGCTAACAAACCATTATATAGTGACAGAATGGGAAGAATATCTGCACTATTATACTTAATATTCTCTAACAATGTTCCTATCCATCACTTATACATGGTCAATCTTCCCATAGCATTAAAGTTACTCCAAGAAGTTCTAACATATTCCGTAGTAATACCTTCCATGATGACATTCTTTAACTTGTGGGCAACCGCAAAGGGAGCTGATGTAAAGTGGAATATTATAACCGCCTGGACTGTTACCTCATTCGCTGGGGCAATAGCAGCTGGTGTTACTGGTATATCTAACGCAACTATAAGCTTTGACGCAATAGTTCATAACACGGATTGGGTTGTTGGACACTTTCATGCAATGATACTATTCTCCATAGTGCCTGCGGCATGGGCAGTATTATACATTATGATAACTATGATGAGTGGAAGGATATGGTTCTCTAAGGGAATGGCATGGTTACATTATATTGGTTATATGATAGGCACTACATTTCTAATCGTGGGATTTGAACTAATAGGATTCTACGGCGTAGTTAGGAGGGCTGAGATTTATCCTAGAGTACCTGGGCTAATTGATGCTGAAGTAATAGCAACTGTTGGTGCAATTATAGCCGATTTAGCTACTTTAGTATGGTTCTTAAATCTAGTATTAACTTTAGTTAAAGGGAGACTAGTAAGGCTAGAGGGACTATCATTGCCTCAAGTTGCTGGTGCAGTAGCAATGAGTTTAGAATGGCCATCTTCAATCTCGTTTACTAGCCCAGTTTTGAAGTTTATAAAAACTCACAATACTAGCAAAAAAGGTCTAGCGTCAACTATAGTATTAGCAATTGTTGGTGCAATACTTATCGTAGTTAGTGCTGTTCCGTTGGCTTTTGCAGGTGATGCTTACACTCCACAAACTTGGATTTGGATTACTATTCTTACAATCGGAATTATTTTTTCAGCTATTGGTTCTCTTAAAGGTATGAAGTCTATTTGAGGTGATTAAAGTGGATAGGAAAGAAAAATTTGAACTTTATTGGGTTATATATGTAATTGTACTATTCGCAATAGTAATAGGTGCGACTGCACCTGCAGTATATACCGTAGGAGGCGATTTGTCCTCTGTCCAAGCTGGGATTATAATTCCAAACACCGCCGTTAATGAGGGAAAGGTCATACAAGGTACATTATATGCTTATCAGTATTATTTCGCCATAAAAGAAAATGGAGGGAGTATTACTTCTAACGAG belongs to Saccharolobus solfataricus and includes:
- a CDS encoding cbb3-type cytochrome c oxidase subunit I; translated protein: MGLKDVIVDIFQLDKDWTTRIVMGMLVLGVIWGLLGVIDSLMVRLVEASWGLSAVLPLTPQEYFAGITLHAERDLFGFAQQVIYAIFIYFTIKLLNIEPRAKWMLNLGFIAVNISMMFMEGPILIIPAAGFDNYFSATIWYYLSPLGIPGYSQYVVSPLFFWGWILLDAFTYIGGFWIVYHYYLASKNMKEKLPVPLVYFLMVTLMFMIGYSGVTAADVWDVLAFYHIVGLDPIANQIAFWIFGHAIVYMAWVPAVGALYLLIPMLANKPLYSDRMGRISALLYLIFSNNVPIHHLYMVNLPIALKLLQEVLTYSVVIPSMMTFFNLWATAKGADVKWNIITAWTVTSFAGAIAAGVTGISNATISFDAIVHNTDWVVGHFHAMILFSIVPAAWAVLYIMITMMSGRIWFSKGMAWLHYIGYMIGTTFLIVGFELIGFYGVVRRAEIYPRVPGLIDAEVIATVGAIIADLATLVWFLNLVLTLVKGRLVRLEGLSLPQVAGAVAMSLEWPSSISFTSPVLKFIKTHNTSKKGLASTIVLAIVGAILIVVSAVPLAFAGDAYTPQTWIWITILTIGIIFSAIGSLKGMKSI
- a CDS encoding transposase; the protein is MGVEGSTMARTLRHIPNLMYYPLPPIEDMPWREKWLTEIKPVLDAMDLERVLGEGALVYLKLLIVMVLYSCSYRDAVKMVNVNVVVAWFVGRKVGKSTTVSRNLLYFIIH